One segment of Actinomyces sp. 432 DNA contains the following:
- a CDS encoding peptidoglycan D,D-transpeptidase FtsI family protein has product MGLAGFGTLAARTTWLQMVRGPELAAQAQAERTVTWVNRAPRGDILGRDGTILASSAVSYDIGVNQVKIAQYERWEERTDPDTGQTVSELVGHGAAAAAEQIAEILELDAQELGAMMVGESTYAIIAEAVAPDTWRRINALAIPGVEPDQRTRRTYPAGSVAGNVLGYTQEDEGRVLVGTAGLELTQNDALTGTNGKGSVEVGKLGAIIPTGRQEEVPATAGTAVRTTINPDLQAIAQDAIDEVVQAQGADWGCVVVMEPATGKLLVLADSGAVNPSDPGATPEESRNARSVQAIFEPGSVGKVITFAAALEEGTMDPQDTWTVPYTWTAANGQTFRDSHYHDTQTLTSAGVLAESSNVGTVQIGEQLDDQVRYDYLRRFGYGQVTGIEMPAESAGILSASSDWDDRTRYTTMFGQGIAGTALQAVQVLATVANKGVRVAPRVVDAWIDAEGNEIMQDTPQGERVISEATAQTLTDMLIGVTQEGGTAEAASIDGYLVAGKTGTTEILTEDGTVASFVGFTPARDPAIAVAVIVYRPDGTYGGTVSAPVFRKVALAAMHTLGIAPDPSVIAAQAAAEADAVVAAGQGESAGEEG; this is encoded by the coding sequence GGGGCCCGGAGCTGGCTGCCCAGGCCCAGGCCGAACGTACTGTGACCTGGGTCAATCGCGCCCCCCGGGGTGACATTCTCGGCCGCGACGGCACGATCCTGGCCTCATCCGCAGTCTCCTACGACATCGGCGTGAACCAGGTGAAGATTGCCCAGTACGAGCGCTGGGAGGAACGTACCGACCCCGATACGGGACAGACCGTCAGTGAGCTCGTCGGTCATGGAGCAGCGGCCGCAGCGGAGCAGATAGCGGAGATTCTGGAGCTGGACGCTCAAGAGCTGGGTGCCATGATGGTGGGGGAATCCACCTACGCCATCATTGCCGAGGCCGTCGCCCCGGACACCTGGCGGCGGATCAATGCCTTGGCTATCCCCGGGGTGGAGCCGGATCAGCGCACCCGGCGCACTTACCCTGCGGGTTCCGTCGCAGGCAATGTCCTGGGGTACACCCAGGAGGACGAGGGGCGCGTCCTCGTCGGCACCGCTGGACTGGAGCTAACCCAGAACGACGCCCTTACCGGAACCAATGGGAAGGGGAGCGTGGAAGTCGGCAAGCTCGGGGCGATCATCCCCACCGGCAGGCAGGAGGAGGTGCCGGCCACGGCGGGAACGGCGGTGCGTACCACCATCAATCCTGACTTGCAGGCGATCGCCCAGGACGCCATTGACGAGGTGGTCCAGGCGCAGGGAGCCGACTGGGGCTGCGTGGTGGTAATGGAGCCCGCCACCGGCAAGCTGCTCGTGCTCGCCGACTCCGGTGCCGTGAACCCCTCCGATCCGGGGGCCACTCCGGAGGAGTCGCGTAACGCGCGCAGTGTGCAGGCGATCTTCGAGCCCGGGAGTGTGGGCAAGGTGATCACGTTCGCGGCCGCCCTTGAGGAGGGCACCATGGATCCGCAGGACACCTGGACGGTTCCCTACACCTGGACCGCGGCCAACGGGCAGACCTTCCGCGACTCGCACTACCACGATACCCAGACGCTCACATCCGCCGGAGTGCTGGCCGAGTCCTCCAACGTCGGCACCGTCCAGATCGGCGAGCAGCTAGACGACCAGGTGCGCTACGACTACCTCAGGCGGTTCGGCTACGGGCAGGTCACCGGGATCGAGATGCCCGCCGAGTCGGCCGGCATCCTCAGCGCGAGCTCGGACTGGGATGACCGCACCCGCTACACCACCATGTTCGGCCAGGGAATCGCCGGCACCGCCCTGCAGGCCGTGCAGGTGCTCGCCACGGTCGCCAATAAGGGCGTGCGCGTGGCCCCGCGCGTGGTGGACGCGTGGATCGACGCCGAGGGCAACGAGATCATGCAGGACACGCCCCAGGGAGAGCGCGTGATCAGTGAGGCGACTGCGCAGACGCTGACGGACATGCTCATCGGTGTCACGCAGGAGGGCGGGACCGCCGAGGCGGCCTCCATCGACGGCTACCTGGTTGCGGGCAAGACCGGTACCACGGAGATCCTCACCGAGGACGGCACGGTCGCCTCCTTCGTCGGCTTCACTCCGGCACGTGACCCGGCCATCGCTGTCGCCGTTATCGTCTATCGCCCGGACGGCACCTACGGTGGCACCGTCTCCGCGCCGGTGTTCCGCAAGGTCGCCCTGGCTGCGATGCATACCCTGGGCATCGCCCCGGACCCCAGCGTCATCGCCGCTCAGGCCGCAGCCGAGGCGGACGCCGTCGTCGCGGCCGGCCAGGGCGAGAGCGCAGGTGAGGAAGGATGA